ATTACCTGGTGGTATCAGTTCCATCATATTGAGTTTCAAGTAACCAAGCATAGTTAGAGAAAAGAGCCTGCCCATTCCAGGAACGTGACACCACACAGTTATATGACCTTCAGAACTTCAGTGAGGACAAGCGCCCATTGTGTCCAATGTGTTCCTCCCTGCGGCAGTACGTTTCAAGGGTGATAGCCAGTATAAGATAGGAGAAAAGCTTTTATTTGGTGTCTCAGGGCTAAGATTCTCAGCATCAGATTAATTACTAACTGGAACCACTTGTGCGCATACCATAGCAAATAAGAGATTAAACACGACGCAAGGACCCTGAGTAAAAGTTAAATCAGGATCTCAGCTTACCTGGCAGAAGACGGCATATGGATCTCTCAAGGGCCCATCACATGATAGTTCACTTGTGCTTCCATCTATGAATGTCCCGTCGGCAAAAATGACCTGATTTCAGAGGGTTAATCACTTTAGTTGTTTCGTTTAACAGGGCAGCATTTAATGTTGGAACAAGTCTGTCTTTCATCAGAAAATAAATTTACGAAATAAACTTTATGTACATTGTAATACAAATGATAGCAGGAAGGTAAGAGCGATGCAATGATGAAAGGTATAGAAAGTTACAAACACACCTCTGAAGCATAGCCAGGAGTTTCCCCAGCAGTTGGTTTAACAAATGACCCTACTGGGCAAGTTTGTTGCACCACTTCACAGAATGCTATGAGTCTCTCCCTGTTGCCAAGTTCCACTGCCTGTGATTTTATTTTCAAGTCTTCATTATTTATTGACCTTAAAATTCTTGAATACTTGCTATCGCTGAAATGCGCAATATGCAATGTTGTAAAGAGGGTTGGCCTTCTGTTTAACCTGCACAATATCATGGCGAGGAACCCTTGGAAGTGGTTGAACTCTGTAGCCCTTGGCTGACATGACTTCCGCAATTAGCAAACCTCCCTATGGATCATACTATATCATCAATTGCGTATATAGTATCGTCACAGATGTGAGAATTAAGAACCTACTTTTATTGCTTCTCCAACCATTTGTGGAGCAAGAAACAAGCCTTGGAAAAGCGAACGCATAACATGGCCAGGTATTGATCCAAATTCTACCCCAAGGCCAGGTGCAGATAGGCGAGCAGCAGCTGCTTCAACTAAATTTCTCTTCCCAGCAACATAACCACCACAAGGCGCAATAGTTCCACCCGGATTCTTTATCAAACTACCAGCAATCAAGTCTGCTCCCTGCCATGAAAACACACAATGAATAGAGGTAGAGCTAACCTTCATGAGATGGTGATAATCAAGGACATACCACCATTGCAGGTTCGGATGTCTCAACAAATTCACCATAGCAATTGTCAACCATCACCATGCAGTTTGGGTTTTGCAACTGCAGAGATCCAAACGATGAAAACCATCAGCACACAAAAGCTAATATAGGTACAGAAGGTTGCTGGGCCCCAGACAGGAAGTTATCTTGCCTTGATCAAACTTATAGCTCTGTGAATATCAGCTACACTTAAGCTCTTGCGCCAAGAGTACCCACAAGATCTCTGAATGAAGGCACATCCAGTTTCTGGTCTGATGGCGCAAGCAAGGGCTTCCCAATCAAGGCCACCGTCTGCTGCGAGCTACAACAGAAGAATCATCATTAACCTATCCTCAGCACGAGGCAACACAGTCAACCATTTAAATCTATTCTAAGGGAGATATCGACAGACCAGAACTTCTCGGTACGCCACTCCAAAGTCTTTGAGTGATCCTACATTGGCCGACCCCCTGATGCCAATCACCTCCTCTAAGGTGTCGTACGGAGGACCAGAGACTGCCAGGAGCTGCAGGAATTCATCATTTATCAATCTGAAAAATCTATCAGAATCAGGTGCAAAGACTTGTGCATTCAGTTCAATTCGTCCCTTACCTCATGCCCAGGCCTCAGAAGCGCAAATAGCGCACAGGCAATGGCGTGCGTGCCGGAGAAGAACTGGCACCGATGGAGGAATTATTACATCAGAGAGTAGCTCGGTCAAACAGACGTAAGCAACGAATGGAGCGAAACGAGACAATGTTGTGTGTCAAAGGTGGAACCTGTGGGCGCACAATGGCGGTCTCGGCGCCGACGATTTCGGCGAATACGGCGTCCAGCgcctcccggccgccgccgtcgtcgtggCCATACCCCGTCGACCCGCCGAAATGCTGAAACAAACGCGCGTTTACTAGCGGAGTGAGCTCGGATGCCAGGCAGAGCAGCCGTAGAGGAGTAACGAGTGGGTTACGTGCGGGGCGACGCGGGCGCGGCGGAAGGCAGCGGCGACGCGGGAGGAGTTGAGGGCGAGGGCGCGGTCGACGGCGCGGAACTCCGCCTGCAGCGACTCCGCCGCGCGGGACACGTCCGGGTGGAACGCCACGTCAGACGCCCCGGCCGCGACCGCGGGCGCGTACGCGCGACACCGGCGGACGCGCAGGGCGGCAGAGGCGCGAGGCCGCGCCCACGCGAGGGGGGTCGAGCAGCAGCCGCCGGTGGTCGTCATCGCCGCGGCCGCAGCAAGCTAGTGAACCAACCAACCTCCCGGCCGCCGGCGAGGTTCGCTCTGGCGGATTATCCTTGCGGTCGCTTCGCTCGTGTAGTCGTGTGCGGTGGGTTGCCGATTGAAATGGGCCCATCACGCGCGGATCTGGATGGGCCTGGCTCCGTCCTCTAGGCCCATTTGATCAACAGCTTAGGCCCGGCCCAGCACTCTTTGCGTGGGCGTGCACGTTTGCAAGGCCACGCCCACCCACCGAAATGGCAACGCTTGCAGCATCAGGCACCGGCCGGCTCCATCGTCCCGTCCTTGTTGCTTATCTCGGGATGCCAAGCCAAAGCAGTGGTAGCTAGCAGCCTTAGAGAGAGAgatgagaagagagagagagagagaccaagAAGAAGATGACGCAACCTGAGCATTAGCCTCGCCGAAAAAGGAGTCGCAGTCACCACCGGCCAGTCAGCAACTGGGGGAACCAATGGAGCTAAGAGAAGCAACATGAGCATGGTGAGGAAGAGGACCAGCCtgaactgaagaagaagcacgCACGATGCTTGCACGCAACCAAGCCCATCGCCTTACCTTCCCCTTCCGCCGGCTATATTACTCGATCTCCGCAGGCGCTGCTGTGGCATTCGCTCATACATCTCAAGCTACTGTGCGAGTGACGCCATCGATCGGGTACAAACAATGGCCTCTGGCGGCAAGGGCCTGTTGACCGGTTCGTTCCtgcgagcggcggcgctcgggctggtTGTCCTGGCGTCGGCGGCGCCGGTGGCTCGGTCGTGGAGCAAGGAGGGGCACATGCTGACATGCCAAATCGCGCAGGTGAATCGGATCATTTCTCATGTTAAGTGCAGGCGGCGATGGCTGGAAGTCTGAAACGGGATGTTGCGTTGCAGGATCTGCTGGAGCCTGACGCCGCGCACGCCGTGAGGAACCTGCTCCCGGAGGACGTGGGCGGCGACCTGTCGGCGCTGTGCGTGTGGCCGGACCAGGTCAGGCACTGGTACAAGTACACGTGGAGCGGCCCGCTCCACTTCATCGACACCCCTGACAAGGCCTGCACCTTCGACTACGCAAGTAAGTTTTCCCAAGCAGTGCAGTTCGATGGCGCTGATTGGCCATCGTGTCTCTCTGTTTCTTTTGTGATGAAATGCAATGGAATGGTAAGCGGTGAGCAGGGGACTGCCACGGCCCCGATGGCGCCAAGGACATGTGCGTCGCCGGCGCCATCGCCAACTTCACGTCCCAGCTGCTCCACTACAAGCACGGCAGCGCCGACCGGAAGTGTAAGCAGAGCAGGATGTTTAGTTGTGTACCTCAACCAATGGTTCTGTATCTTTACGTGTTCCAACCACTTTCTGATTGCAATGCAGACAACTTGACCGAAGCCCTTCTGTTCCTGTCACACTTCATGGGAGATGTTCATCAGGTAATCCGGCCTGctacttctttctttctttctttcttccttccttccttccttccttccttccttcctttccaTTCACGGTCCAGTCACCTTAGCATGAATCCCATGTCATGCTTAACTCGTAGTCCATTGCCAGTAGATCATGGAGCCCATCAAGTGGCTAATTTCCTGTGTGCTTGCAGCCGATGCATGTGGGGTTCACGAGCGACCAAGGCGGTAATTCCATAGACCTGCGGTGGTTCAGGCACAAATCCAACCTCCATCACGTACGTAACGAACGCCCACGATCCTTGCTTGCTTGCACAGATGACACATTCCGATCCGCACTGGTGAAATCTTTGTTGGTCGTTTTCAGGTGTGGGACAGGGAGATCATACAGACAGCTCTCGCTGAATTCTACGACAAGGACATGGGCACCTTCCGGAAGCAGCTTGAGCACAACCTTACCAAGGTAAGTGAAGACGATCCAGTGCTGACTAAGGAACTCTTTCAAGCCAAGAAACAGAACTATATCTCTCGATGTGTTCTTCAGGGTACCTGGTCTGACGATGTAACATCTTGGGGAGACTGCGAGGACCTTCTGTCGTGCCCAACCAAGTTAGTATTCTGAATCCTGAAATCTCACTCTGCAAGTATAGAAGCTATTACGAAGTAGACATTTTTTTTCACCGCTTGTACTGTTTGCATTGCATGTGGATAACATCAACGTGCTTCTTGATACAACAGGTACGCCACGGAGAGCATAAGCTTGGCGTGCAAGTGGGCCTACAGCGGCGTCCATGAAGGGGAAACCCTATCCGGTAAGTTCGTGCAAAGGATGACTCTGCGGATCTCTGAACCGAAACAGCTGCTGATAGATGCTGATGAAACTGTGCAATGGCGGCACCATTTGCAGATGACTACTTCGGTTCGAGGCTGCCGATCGTGTCGCGGCGGATCGCGCAGGGGGGAGTGAGGCTGGCCATGT
The sequence above is drawn from the Panicum hallii strain FIL2 chromosome 7, PHallii_v3.1, whole genome shotgun sequence genome and encodes:
- the LOC112901305 gene encoding uncharacterized protein LOC112901305; protein product: MTTTGGCCSTPLAWARPRASAALRVRRCRAYAPAVAAGASDVAFHPDVSRAAESLQAEFRAVDRALALNSSRVAAAFRRARVAPHHFGGSTGYGHDDGGGREALDAVFAEIVGAETAIVRPQFFSGTHAIACALFALLRPGHELLAVSGPPYDTLEEVIGIRGSANVGSLKDFGVAYREVLLAADGGLDWEALACAIRPETGCAFIQRSCGYSWRKSLSVADIHRAISLIKLQNPNCMVMVDNCYGEFVETSEPAMVGADLIAGSLIKNPGGTIAPCGGYVAGKRNLVEAAAARLSAPGLGVEFGSIPGHVMRSLFQGLFLAPQMVGEAIKGGLLIAEVMSAKGYRVQPLPRVPRHDIVQAVELGNRERLIAFCEVVQQTCPVGSFVKPTAGETPGYASEVIFADGTFIDGSTSELSCDGPLRDPYAVFCQGGTHWTQWALVLTEVLKVI
- the LOC112901306 gene encoding endonuclease 1 isoform X1 translates to MASGGKGLLTGSFLRAAALGLVVLASAAPVARSWSKEGHMLTCQIAQDLLEPDAAHAVRNLLPEDVGGDLSALCVWPDQVRHWYKYTWSGPLHFIDTPDKACTFDYARDCHGPDGAKDMCVAGAIANFTSQLLHYKHGSADRKCKQSRMFSCVPQPMVLYLYVFQPLSDCNADNLTEALLFLSHFMGDVHQPMHVGFTSDQGGNSIDLRWFRHKSNLHHVWDREIIQTALAEFYDKDMGTFRKQLEHNLTKGTWSDDVTSWGDCEDLLSCPTKYATESISLACKWAYSGVHEGETLSDDYFGSRLPIVSRRIAQGGVRLAMFLNRIFGQHNRDVAAPS
- the LOC112901306 gene encoding endonuclease 1 isoform X2, coding for MASGGKGLLTGSFLRAAALGLVVLASAAPVARSWSKEGHMLTCQIAQDLLEPDAAHAVRNLLPEDVGGDLSALCVWPDQVRHWYKYTWSGPLHFIDTPDKACTFDYARDCHGPDGAKDMCVAGAIANFTSQLLHYKHGSADRKYNLTEALLFLSHFMGDVHQPMHVGFTSDQGGNSIDLRWFRHKSNLHHVWDREIIQTALAEFYDKDMGTFRKQLEHNLTKGTWSDDVTSWGDCEDLLSCPTKYATESISLACKWAYSGVHEGETLSDDYFGSRLPIVSRRIAQGGVRLAMFLNRIFGQHNRDVAAPS